A region of uncultured Draconibacterium sp. DNA encodes the following proteins:
- a CDS encoding tetratricopeptide repeat protein, protein MNEERDNFREEDISEALKRFKSSLVSGRAKYFDVSEFEGIVEQLMEEGDLQSSEIAAKQGIQIHPNAVALHLKYAQILLSKGKYDQAQKYLDFAERVENTNPDVHLLRGSASLIMGNEDLAKASFKKAIKVGNGETDDILYHVGSAFVQIGEIGEAISYFKKAIKLNPKHELALYDLAFFTDQIGDYKNSIKYYNRFIDYDVYNYSAWFNLGIVYNKADMHDEAIEAYEYTLAINENFHMALFNIGNALANSGRFKEAIDKYREFLEVDPDNDDAYCYIGECYLNLDDQLKSEHNYQKAISMNPENDTAHFGVGLIMWIAKKYDRSIDYINKAIKIDKQNSEYWLTLGKVSSDAEYLDDAIKAYKQGARVDAENTEIWLTWAETLIKNGETNGAIRILKKAIDNNDDSMLKYRLVAILLGARKRKEAYEWLRSAMLQDFENINYLFDIYPRALKSKQFKKVVDDFRRGDK, encoded by the coding sequence ATGAACGAGGAAAGAGATAATTTCAGGGAAGAAGATATTAGTGAGGCACTTAAGCGTTTTAAGAGCTCTTTGGTCTCAGGACGCGCAAAGTATTTCGATGTTTCAGAATTTGAAGGAATTGTAGAGCAGTTAATGGAAGAAGGTGATTTGCAATCTTCTGAAATTGCGGCTAAACAAGGCATACAGATCCATCCTAACGCGGTTGCTCTTCACTTAAAATATGCTCAGATTCTGCTGAGCAAAGGGAAATACGACCAGGCTCAGAAATACCTCGATTTTGCTGAAAGAGTTGAAAATACCAATCCCGATGTTCACTTGTTAAGAGGTTCGGCATCGTTGATTATGGGCAACGAAGACCTGGCAAAAGCATCATTCAAAAAAGCAATCAAAGTCGGAAACGGAGAAACCGACGATATTTTATACCACGTTGGTTCGGCGTTTGTTCAGATTGGCGAAATAGGCGAGGCCATCTCCTATTTCAAAAAAGCCATAAAACTGAATCCGAAACACGAACTGGCGCTTTACGATCTTGCATTTTTTACCGATCAGATTGGCGATTACAAAAACAGTATTAAGTACTACAATCGTTTTATTGATTACGATGTATACAATTACTCCGCATGGTTTAACCTGGGTATTGTGTACAACAAAGCCGACATGCACGATGAGGCAATTGAGGCTTATGAATACACGCTGGCCATTAACGAAAATTTCCATATGGCCCTATTCAATATCGGAAATGCACTGGCCAATTCAGGACGTTTTAAAGAAGCCATCGATAAATACAGGGAATTTCTGGAAGTTGACCCGGATAATGACGATGCCTACTGTTATATTGGCGAATGTTATCTGAACCTTGACGACCAGCTAAAATCGGAGCACAATTACCAGAAAGCAATTTCCATGAATCCGGAAAATGATACGGCTCATTTTGGTGTGGGGCTGATTATGTGGATTGCTAAAAAGTACGACAGAAGTATCGACTACATCAACAAGGCCATAAAGATCGACAAGCAAAATTCGGAATACTGGCTGACTTTGGGAAAAGTTAGCAGCGATGCCGAATACCTGGATGATGCGATAAAAGCATATAAACAAGGCGCTCGTGTTGACGCTGAAAATACCGAGATATGGCTCACCTGGGCAGAGACTTTAATAAAGAACGGGGAAACAAACGGTGCCATCCGAATTCTGAAAAAGGCGATCGATAATAACGACGATTCGATGCTAAAATACCGCCTGGTGGCGATACTACTTGGAGCCCGGAAACGCAAGGAAGCTTATGAATGGTTACGTTCGGCAATGCTTCAGGATTTTGAAAACATCAACTACCTGTTCGATATTTACCCGAGAGCATTAAAAAGTAAGCAGTTTAAGAA
- a CDS encoding DUF4301 family protein — protein MFSDKDKQQIQQRGSTLETVQNQIENFKKGFPYLPIEDAASVGKGIIRLSPEDLKKRGNRYDAKIAEGTKALKFVPASGAASRMFKALFQALEDFQNQPHEDVLAANRDAAQYVTELKKFAFAEELKKAVTDAGEQLSATTKLDYLLNEKGLNYGAKPKGLLKFHSYEDGARTPFEEHLVEGAKYAADNGNKASLHFTVSPEHQPGFEALLAEIKVKYEEQLGIEFDVTFSQQKPSTDTIAVDLDNKPFRNSDGSLLFRPGGHGALIENLNDLDADIIFIKNIDNVVPDRLKQPTIDFKKGLAGVLLKHQEKVFYYQHELNEKHYTALSSNFLAEAANFLEFTLNTKPAKNHYYTEREELYQYLKEKYNRPLRVCGMVKNEGEPGGGPFWAMNADGTISLQVVESSQIDPDSVQQQDIVQHATHFNPVDLVCAVKNYRGEKYDLTQFTDPATGFISQKSKDGKELKAQELPGLWNGAMSNWNTLFVEVPIETFNPVKTVNDLLRDQHL, from the coding sequence ATGTTCTCAGATAAAGATAAGCAGCAAATTCAACAGCGCGGAAGTACACTGGAAACCGTGCAAAATCAAATCGAAAATTTTAAAAAAGGCTTCCCCTACTTACCCATTGAAGATGCCGCCTCGGTAGGAAAAGGGATTATTCGTTTAAGCCCCGAAGATTTAAAAAAACGTGGCAACCGTTATGATGCGAAAATTGCGGAAGGTACTAAAGCCTTAAAGTTTGTGCCGGCCTCAGGGGCTGCAAGCCGTATGTTTAAAGCTTTGTTCCAGGCATTGGAAGACTTCCAGAATCAGCCTCACGAAGATGTACTTGCCGCCAACAGAGATGCTGCACAATATGTTACGGAGCTCAAAAAATTTGCTTTTGCTGAAGAACTAAAAAAAGCTGTTACTGATGCTGGAGAGCAACTTTCCGCCACAACTAAACTCGACTATCTGTTAAACGAAAAAGGATTAAATTACGGCGCTAAACCTAAAGGACTGCTTAAATTTCATTCGTACGAAGATGGGGCGCGAACTCCTTTTGAAGAGCACCTGGTTGAAGGCGCAAAATATGCAGCCGACAACGGCAATAAAGCCAGTTTGCACTTTACCGTTTCGCCCGAACATCAACCGGGATTTGAGGCCTTGCTTGCAGAAATAAAAGTCAAGTACGAGGAACAACTGGGTATTGAGTTTGATGTAACATTCAGTCAGCAAAAACCATCAACCGACACGATTGCGGTTGATTTAGACAATAAACCTTTCCGAAATTCGGATGGCAGTTTGTTGTTCCGTCCGGGAGGGCACGGTGCGTTAATCGAGAACCTGAACGACCTCGACGCCGATATCATTTTCATCAAAAATATCGACAATGTGGTTCCTGACCGTTTAAAACAGCCCACCATCGATTTCAAAAAAGGATTGGCAGGAGTGCTCCTAAAACATCAGGAAAAAGTATTCTACTATCAGCACGAATTAAACGAGAAACATTATACAGCGCTTAGTAGTAATTTTTTGGCCGAAGCCGCCAACTTTTTGGAGTTTACGCTAAATACCAAGCCGGCCAAAAATCATTATTACACCGAGCGCGAAGAACTTTATCAATACCTGAAAGAAAAATATAACCGGCCATTGCGCGTTTGCGGAATGGTGAAAAATGAAGGCGAGCCCGGTGGCGGTCCGTTTTGGGCAATGAATGCCGACGGAACCATTTCGTTACAGGTAGTTGAAAGCTCGCAAATCGATCCTGACAGTGTTCAACAACAGGATATTGTTCAGCACGCTACTCACTTTAACCCGGTTGATCTGGTTTGTGCAGTAAAAAATTACAGAGGAGAAAAATACGATCTCACCCAATTTACTGATCCGGCAACCGGCTTTATTTCGCAAAAATCAAAAGACGGAAAAGAGCTGAAAGCACAGGAATTGCCGGGCTTGTGGAACGGAGCAATGAGCAACTGGAACACCCTTTTTGTAGAGGTTCCGATTGAAACATTCAACCCGGTAAAAACGGTGAACGACCTGTTGCGCGATCAACACTTGTAA
- a CDS encoding TIGR01212 family radical SAM protein (This family includes YhcC from E. coli K-12, an uncharacterized radical SAM protein.), which yields MQNGTYSWGHDRRYNDFPTYFRALFSERVQKVSIDAGFTCPNRDGTKGTGGCAYCNNKTFKPTYCNLENSVTSQVEKGIAFFARKYKSMRYLAYFQAYTNTYAPIDDLKRLYEEALEHPKVVGLVISTRPDCIYPDLLDYLAELSKKVYVMVELGVESHLDRTLDSINRGHSFAEAAWAIEETAERGINNCAHMILGLPGETRDELLDQAKTISKLPVKNLKLHQLQIHKKTLLEKQFLEHPENFDLYTADEYIDLVIDYLELLNPAIIVERFISQAPPEMLIAPKWGLKNFEFVAKVEKRLKERDTWQGKRFV from the coding sequence ATGCAAAACGGAACATACAGCTGGGGACACGACAGACGATACAACGATTTTCCAACTTATTTCAGAGCACTTTTTTCAGAGCGGGTGCAAAAGGTATCGATTGATGCCGGCTTTACCTGCCCCAACCGCGACGGGACAAAAGGTACCGGCGGATGCGCTTATTGTAACAACAAAACATTTAAACCCACCTATTGCAACCTGGAAAATAGTGTGACCAGCCAGGTAGAAAAAGGCATTGCTTTTTTTGCCAGGAAATATAAGTCGATGCGGTATTTAGCTTACTTCCAGGCCTACACAAATACTTATGCTCCTATCGATGATTTAAAACGTTTATATGAAGAAGCGCTGGAACATCCGAAAGTGGTTGGACTGGTTATCTCAACGCGCCCCGATTGTATCTATCCTGATTTGCTGGATTACCTGGCCGAGCTCAGCAAAAAAGTGTATGTAATGGTTGAGTTGGGGGTGGAGTCGCACCTCGACAGAACCCTGGACAGCATTAACCGGGGACACAGTTTTGCTGAAGCGGCCTGGGCAATTGAGGAAACCGCAGAACGGGGCATTAACAATTGTGCGCATATGATTCTCGGTTTGCCGGGCGAAACTCGCGATGAATTGCTCGACCAGGCAAAAACGATATCGAAACTGCCGGTGAAAAACCTAAAGTTGCACCAGTTGCAAATTCACAAAAAAACCTTGCTCGAAAAACAATTCCTGGAGCATCCGGAGAATTTCGACCTGTATACTGCCGACGAATACATCGATCTGGTTATCGATTACCTGGAGCTTTTGAATCCGGCAATCATTGTTGAACGTTTTATCAGTCAGGCACCACCCGAAATGCTGATCGCCCCAAAATGGGGCTTAAAGAATTTTGAGTTTGTAGCCAAAGTTGAAAAACGTTTAAAAGAGCGCGATACCTGGCAGGGAAAACGGTTTGTTTAA
- a CDS encoding DUF3857 domain-containing protein, which produces MKNLLIALFTIFCFSSASAQNFSFEYGQVSKADIELKQYDKDKTAEAVIIYDKGSSYFRQSVNNGFDLIFERSQRIKILKEAGIEYAEIEIPFYREGDIYEKIYDLKACTYNFENGRLNRTEIQTDSWNDEIYNDYWMVRKIAMPNVKAGSIIELTYKISSQYLFNLRDWEFQSKIPTIYSEYKAAMIPFYEYIYLAQRTGTSLKKESYTENINREFARIKYKDVVNKFSMSDIPAFNSEDYITSINDYIVKLDFQLAKINYPNGGDKEIMSTWPKLIKEYSVHPDFGKYVKKCENSASKIIDLNALKDKSAKDKFDYIVSYVKNNYSWNEYNGKYASKSVNEIVKDKYGNVADLNLLTIGLLRAAEIEATPVLISTRENGKVSDNYPFAHYFNYVILMANIDGKNVLSDATDSNVANNRIPSRCINDRGLLIDPEQDVKWIGLQCNIPSISALDFTIDPSKETSNVMVRSFASEYKAFRLKNIIGDDKNKLNDYLEERDYKIERADFSEVTNKSKEFRYEYDLTMTPESINEKLYIEPFLNKSLQDNPLNQPSRSYPIDMTYPTKSILTSNIIIPEGYELDYQPENYKIKNNLFELNYSVEQIEDRIRVILLTDFKESVYDAGDFAKIKFYFNEIVKRGNEKIVLKKI; this is translated from the coding sequence ATGAAAAACCTTTTAATTGCACTATTTACTATTTTTTGTTTTAGTTCTGCAAGTGCTCAGAATTTCTCTTTTGAATACGGACAAGTAAGTAAAGCAGATATTGAACTAAAACAGTACGACAAAGACAAGACCGCTGAAGCTGTGATTATTTATGATAAAGGATCATCGTATTTTCGTCAGAGTGTTAATAATGGTTTTGATTTGATTTTTGAAAGATCGCAACGAATCAAAATTCTAAAAGAAGCCGGAATTGAATATGCCGAAATTGAAATTCCATTTTATCGTGAAGGAGACATTTACGAAAAGATATATGATTTAAAGGCCTGCACATACAATTTTGAGAACGGACGTTTGAACCGAACCGAAATACAGACAGATTCGTGGAATGATGAAATTTACAATGATTACTGGATGGTCAGAAAAATTGCCATGCCCAACGTAAAAGCAGGCTCTATTATTGAGCTAACCTATAAAATCTCCTCGCAATACCTCTTTAATTTACGCGACTGGGAATTCCAGAGCAAAATACCAACCATCTACAGCGAGTATAAAGCAGCTATGATTCCCTTTTATGAATACATTTATCTGGCTCAACGGACGGGAACTTCGCTTAAAAAAGAATCATATACTGAAAACATCAATCGCGAATTTGCCCGCATTAAGTACAAAGATGTTGTCAACAAGTTTTCGATGAGCGACATACCTGCATTTAACAGCGAAGACTATATTACTTCAATAAATGACTACATCGTAAAGCTTGATTTCCAACTCGCTAAAATTAATTACCCGAATGGTGGTGATAAAGAAATAATGTCAACCTGGCCAAAATTGATTAAAGAATACAGCGTTCATCCTGATTTTGGCAAGTACGTAAAAAAATGTGAAAATTCTGCTTCTAAAATTATTGATCTCAATGCTTTAAAAGATAAATCAGCAAAAGACAAATTCGATTACATCGTTAGCTATGTAAAAAACAATTATAGCTGGAATGAGTACAATGGCAAATATGCCTCAAAATCAGTAAATGAAATTGTAAAAGATAAATATGGTAATGTGGCAGATCTGAATTTATTGACCATCGGGTTATTGCGAGCCGCTGAAATAGAAGCCACACCGGTTTTAATAAGCACCCGCGAAAATGGGAAAGTAAGTGACAATTATCCCTTTGCTCACTATTTCAATTATGTAATCCTGATGGCTAATATTGATGGGAAAAATGTGTTGAGCGATGCCACTGATTCAAATGTGGCGAATAACAGAATTCCATCGCGGTGTATAAACGACCGGGGCTTACTTATTGATCCCGAACAAGATGTAAAATGGATTGGTTTACAATGTAATATCCCTTCAATTTCAGCACTCGATTTTACCATCGATCCATCAAAGGAAACATCAAACGTGATGGTGAGATCTTTCGCTTCTGAATACAAAGCTTTCAGGTTAAAAAATATTATCGGTGATGATAAAAATAAACTGAATGATTACCTTGAAGAAAGAGATTATAAAATTGAGAGAGCCGATTTTTCTGAGGTTACAAATAAAAGCAAAGAGTTCCGGTATGAATACGACCTGACAATGACACCGGAATCAATCAATGAAAAATTATATATCGAACCTTTTTTAAACAAATCCCTTCAGGATAATCCTTTAAATCAACCATCAAGGTCATATCCGATCGACATGACATACCCTACAAAATCGATTCTAACGTCAAATATTATTATCCCTGAAGGGTATGAACTTGATTACCAACCTGAAAATTATAAAATAAAAAACAACCTGTTTGAACTCAATTATTCTGTTGAACAGATTGAAGATCGTATTCGGGTGATTTTATTGACTGATTTTAAAGAATCGGTTTACGATGCCGGTGACTTCGCAAAAATTAAATTCTATTTTAATGAGATCGTTAAACGAGGAAATGAGAAAATAGTGCTCAAAAAAATATAG
- a CDS encoding DUF3857 domain-containing protein, producing the protein MRSSLLLLCFILSLFFQNTLYAQRLDAVLLNQKTSVVLKKNNLSRISSFEILINNRDGEEFTEVTIPFSSLLKVTNIKAYIKDKNGEIVKKLKKSDISERSSFSSGSFYEDEFVKEFKLKHNVYPYTLFYEYEETEDQFVYVEHWIPLLDLDIPTLNAELEVLAEKNIKLTYKNSFVSSFSLDSIEDDYRYRWKANYDGSIENEVFAPPLLNHVPSVQVVPQKFKFEIKGSFDSWETYGSWQDELIAGLFEVPENDVKTIERLINGIEDEKARIKIIYQYVQNETRYINISLETGGLKPYPASYVSQNHYGDCKALSVYFMALLKSVGIECYYAKLAAGNPIEEIDHSLPSMQSNHIVVCVPAKNDTLWLDCTSDNPFEYIGTFIQNREAFVINGEKSYFSKIPALTKEQVLCERHVNFEHVTRNECKAEFFNTYRGDDFELLHNLISSTNENDNLEIVREHLIVRGFEPIEIINHQSVQDSVKAELSYSAKSNSLYEKYGNDIIIRLLPFDIGNFDSPSYRVLPVQIDYPVYKKDELNYKIPASYIASKIPEYKSIESKYGSYSIQVQKVDDKFKILKTFLLNSGKYPISEYQAFYSFINEIVEFENKFYINLSKKSF; encoded by the coding sequence ATGCGAAGCAGTTTATTATTACTCTGTTTTATTCTTAGCCTCTTTTTCCAAAATACACTTTATGCACAACGCCTTGATGCTGTGCTGTTAAACCAGAAAACATCAGTCGTATTAAAAAAGAATAACTTATCCAGAATCAGTTCTTTTGAAATTCTTATCAATAATCGCGACGGAGAAGAATTCACTGAGGTCACAATCCCTTTTTCAAGTTTATTGAAAGTCACAAATATCAAGGCCTATATAAAAGATAAAAACGGGGAGATTGTAAAAAAACTTAAGAAAAGTGATATCTCAGAAAGAAGTTCTTTTTCGAGCGGCAGCTTTTACGAGGATGAATTTGTAAAAGAATTTAAGTTAAAGCATAACGTTTATCCCTACACCCTGTTTTATGAATATGAAGAAACAGAAGATCAGTTTGTTTATGTAGAGCATTGGATTCCACTACTCGATCTGGATATTCCCACGCTAAATGCGGAGTTGGAGGTTCTGGCAGAAAAAAATATCAAGCTCACTTACAAAAACAGTTTCGTTTCGTCATTTAGCCTGGATTCTATTGAAGATGACTATCGTTATCGATGGAAAGCAAATTACGACGGAAGTATAGAAAATGAAGTGTTTGCACCTCCGCTTTTAAACCATGTTCCTTCGGTTCAGGTGGTTCCTCAAAAATTCAAATTTGAAATCAAGGGTTCTTTTGATTCATGGGAAACATATGGTAGCTGGCAAGATGAACTCATTGCCGGTTTGTTCGAAGTTCCGGAGAATGATGTGAAAACAATTGAGAGACTCATAAATGGAATTGAAGATGAAAAAGCAAGAATTAAAATAATATATCAATATGTGCAAAACGAAACCCGGTATATAAACATAAGCCTTGAAACCGGAGGACTAAAACCTTATCCGGCAAGCTATGTTTCTCAAAATCATTATGGAGATTGCAAAGCATTAAGCGTTTATTTTATGGCTTTGCTAAAAAGTGTTGGAATTGAATGTTATTATGCAAAACTTGCGGCAGGAAATCCGATAGAAGAGATCGATCATTCGCTTCCATCGATGCAATCAAATCACATCGTAGTTTGTGTACCTGCAAAAAATGATACACTTTGGTTGGATTGCACCAGCGACAATCCGTTCGAATACATTGGCACCTTTATTCAAAACAGGGAAGCATTTGTGATTAATGGCGAAAAAAGTTATTTCTCAAAAATTCCGGCTTTAACAAAAGAACAAGTGCTTTGCGAACGCCATGTTAATTTTGAACACGTAACAAGAAATGAATGCAAAGCCGAATTTTTCAACACATACAGGGGAGATGATTTCGAGCTATTACACAATCTTATCAGTTCAACAAATGAAAACGACAACCTGGAAATCGTTAGAGAACATCTCATTGTTAGGGGATTTGAACCAATTGAAATAATAAACCATCAATCAGTACAAGATTCGGTTAAAGCGGAACTGTCCTACTCGGCAAAATCAAACAGTTTATATGAAAAATACGGAAACGATATAATTATCAGGCTTCTACCTTTTGATATCGGTAATTTTGATTCACCGTCTTACAGAGTTCTTCCCGTCCAGATTGATTACCCTGTTTACAAAAAAGACGAGTTAAACTACAAAATACCTGCAAGTTACATTGCCAGTAAAATTCCTGAATATAAATCGATAGAGAGCAAATACGGATCCTATTCAATACAAGTGCAGAAAGTAGATGATAAATTTAAGATACTCAAAACCTTTCTGCTAAATAGTGGAAAATATCCCATCTCAGAATACCAGGCGTTTTACTCGTTTATCAACGAAATAGTTGAATTCGAGAACAAGTTTTATATAAACCTTTCTAAAAAATCATTCTAA
- a CDS encoding DUF4197 domain-containing protein: MKIIRMLTLAVAIVLSGCAEVMQIAQQTLEGDAPLTQNEIVAGLKEALVTGTNNSVSILGAQDGYYKDDLVKILLPPEADMIVDNVGKVPGGQKLLDDVLLHINRAAEDAAKEAAPIFVNSIKSMTFNDAVGILKGNDNAATSYLHKTTYDQLFALYRPKIKSSVEKELVGGVSTKESWDTLVGKWNQVAGSFLGQTAGLEKVDTQLEDYLTAKALDGVFLKIAGEEKLIREDPAARVSSLLKKVFGSVDS, encoded by the coding sequence ATGAAAATAATCAGAATGTTAACACTGGCAGTAGCTATCGTTCTATCGGGCTGTGCCGAAGTAATGCAAATTGCCCAGCAAACCCTGGAAGGCGATGCGCCTCTGACCCAAAACGAGATTGTAGCCGGTTTGAAAGAAGCGCTTGTTACAGGTACCAACAACTCGGTGAGTATTTTAGGTGCGCAAGATGGTTATTACAAAGACGATCTGGTAAAAATTTTGCTCCCACCCGAAGCAGATATGATTGTTGATAATGTTGGCAAAGTACCTGGTGGGCAAAAATTACTTGATGATGTGTTGCTGCATATTAACCGTGCTGCTGAAGACGCTGCAAAAGAAGCTGCACCAATTTTTGTGAACAGCATAAAAAGCATGACATTTAACGATGCCGTTGGAATTTTAAAAGGCAACGACAACGCCGCAACATCCTATTTACACAAAACAACTTACGATCAGCTTTTTGCCCTTTATCGTCCTAAAATAAAATCTTCGGTGGAGAAAGAATTAGTTGGTGGCGTATCGACAAAGGAAAGCTGGGACACTCTGGTAGGTAAATGGAACCAGGTTGCCGGTTCTTTTCTGGGGCAAACTGCGGGTTTGGAAAAAGTTGACACACAACTGGAAGACTATCTGACTGCCAAAGCACTTGACGGTGTATTTTTAAAAATTGCCGGTGAAGAAAAACTGATCCGGGAAGATCCGGCAGCACGTGTAAGCAGTTTGCTAAAAAAAGTATTTGGCTCGGTTGATAGTTAA
- a CDS encoding YgiQ family radical SAM protein codes for MTENKLHITDWLPTSKKEVKQLGWEELDVILFTGDAYIDHPSFGAAVIGRVLEAEGLRVGIVPQPNWTDDLRDFKKLGRPNLFFAVTGGNMDSMVNHYTAGKRKRSNDAYTPGGQIGKRPDYATITYSKILKELYPDVPLVIGGIEASLRRLTHYDYWSDRLMPSILADTQADLLFYGMGEKSIVDFARLVKRGIPVESLTTIPQTVFMVDADEAYATKKNWDELELASHDTCLQEKKEYARNFMHIEEESNKMEAKKLVQRIGDKKVVVNPPWPTFKEKEIDRIYDLPYTRLPHPRYNNKGAIPAYDMIRHSINIHRGCFGGCTFCTISAHQGKFIASRSEKSVLKEVEKVTEMPDFKGYISDLGGPSANMYKMKGIHEEICRKCKRPSCIFPSVCKNLDVSHKGMLDLYRKVRSNPKVKKAFIGSGIRYDMILEKTNDEAVNETNREYLREVIKHHVSGRLKVAPEHSSDEVLKFMRKPSFKLFEELNQEFIKINKEEKLNQQLIPYFISSHPGSKSEDMANLAIQTKDMNFRLEQVQDFTPTPMTLATVVYYSGYHPYTMENIYTARNKNAKEQQRQFFFWYKKEFRNKIIRDLKAKGREDLVKQLFSKKQNNDTK; via the coding sequence ATGACAGAAAACAAACTACATATTACAGACTGGCTCCCCACATCGAAGAAGGAAGTAAAACAATTGGGCTGGGAGGAGCTGGATGTAATTTTATTTACAGGCGATGCCTATATTGACCATCCATCGTTTGGTGCAGCCGTTATTGGCCGGGTACTGGAAGCGGAAGGATTGCGTGTAGGAATTGTTCCGCAACCCAATTGGACCGATGATTTACGCGACTTTAAAAAGCTGGGAAGACCGAACCTGTTTTTTGCTGTTACGGGAGGAAACATGGACTCGATGGTAAACCACTACACCGCCGGGAAACGCAAACGCTCGAACGACGCGTACACGCCTGGCGGGCAAATTGGAAAACGTCCGGATTACGCCACCATTACTTACTCGAAAATATTAAAAGAACTGTATCCCGATGTACCGCTGGTAATCGGAGGAATTGAGGCCTCGTTGCGCCGTTTAACGCATTACGACTACTGGTCGGATCGTTTAATGCCTTCGATTTTGGCCGATACACAAGCTGATCTTTTGTTTTATGGAATGGGCGAAAAATCAATTGTTGATTTTGCACGATTGGTAAAACGTGGTATTCCGGTAGAATCGCTTACCACCATTCCTCAAACTGTTTTTATGGTTGATGCTGATGAAGCCTACGCCACCAAGAAAAACTGGGATGAGCTGGAATTGGCCTCGCACGATACCTGTTTGCAGGAAAAGAAAGAGTATGCCCGCAATTTTATGCACATCGAGGAGGAATCGAACAAGATGGAGGCCAAAAAGCTGGTGCAGCGAATAGGAGATAAAAAAGTGGTGGTAAATCCGCCGTGGCCAACTTTTAAGGAAAAAGAGATCGACCGTATTTACGATCTGCCTTACACACGTTTGCCACATCCGCGCTACAATAATAAAGGCGCCATTCCGGCTTACGATATGATCCGGCATTCCATTAACATCCACCGTGGATGTTTTGGCGGTTGTACCTTTTGTACCATTTCGGCGCACCAGGGAAAATTTATTGCCAGCCGTTCAGAGAAATCGGTTTTAAAAGAGGTGGAGAAAGTCACCGAAATGCCCGATTTTAAAGGGTACATTTCCGATTTGGGTGGTCCGTCGGCCAACATGTACAAAATGAAAGGTATTCACGAGGAGATTTGCAGAAAATGTAAACGCCCATCGTGTATCTTCCCATCGGTTTGTAAAAACCTTGATGTTAGCCATAAAGGGATGCTCGATCTTTATAGAAAAGTCAGAAGCAATCCAAAAGTAAAAAAGGCATTCATCGGGAGCGGTATCCGGTACGATATGATATTGGAGAAAACTAATGATGAAGCGGTAAACGAAACCAATCGGGAATATTTGCGTGAGGTGATCAAACATCACGTTTCGGGAAGGCTAAAAGTGGCGCCGGAACACTCGTCGGACGAAGTACTGAAATTTATGCGAAAACCTTCGTTTAAATTGTTTGAGGAACTAAACCAGGAATTCATAAAAATAAACAAGGAAGAAAAACTTAACCAGCAGCTGATTCCGTATTTTATTTCAAGCCATCCGGGCAGTAAATCGGAAGACATGGCCAACCTGGCGATCCAGACGAAGGACATGAATTTCAGGTTGGAGCAGGTACAGGATTTTACTCCTACACCAATGACACTGGCTACTGTAGTTTATTATTCGGGCTATCATCCGTACACCATGGAGAATATTTACACAGCCCGAAACAAAAACGCCAAAGAACAACAACGCCAGTTCTTTTTCTGGTATAAAAAGGAATTTCGAAATAAAATTATCCGCGACCTAAAAGCAAAAGGCCGCGAAGATCTTGTAAAACAGCTTTTCAGTAAAAAACAAAATAACGACACTAAATGA